A region from the Triticum urartu cultivar G1812 chromosome 1, Tu2.1, whole genome shotgun sequence genome encodes:
- the LOC125530988 gene encoding uncharacterized protein LOC125530988: protein MAMAALVVVLSLLILPTGEAQERRPVEAHPHGLPFESPLALSPAAYDFFHPSEHAQRVAGAPELAPRGQPRGSVVRGAGASAASVARADHEEGGVAPVNTARRGGAVRAGVVAGVFVGAAVVVLAALGLAYAVARRRVGVAQGDAEVASGPKSNA, encoded by the coding sequence ATGGCGATGGCGGCGCTGGTGGTGGTGCTCTCTCTCCTGATCCTGCCGACCGGGGAGGCGCAGGAGAGGCGCCCGGTGGAAGCGCACCCGCACGGGCTGCCGTTCGAGAGCCCGCTGGCACTGTCCCCGGCGGCGTACGACTTCTTCCACCCCAGTGAGCACGCccagcgcgtggccggcgcccccGAGCTCGCGCCGCGCGGGCAGCCAAGGGGGTCGGTGGTCCGGGGCGCCGGCGCGTCCGCGGCGAGCGTGGCGAGGGCCgaccacgaggaagggggcgtgGCGCCCGTCAACACGGCTCGACGTGGTGGAGCTGTCCGTGCGGGCGTGGTGGCCGGCGTGTTCGTCGGAGCCGCGGTGGTGGTCTTGGCGGCTCTCGGGCTAGCGTACGCGGTGGCGCGGCGCCGCGTGGGCGTCGCGCAAGGTGACGCTGAGGTGGCTAGCGGGCCGAAGTCGAATGCTTAA